The following proteins are encoded in a genomic region of Parachlamydiales bacterium:
- a CDS encoding TolC family protein translates to MKAKSIFLLIVTNLLTVGCFTVTPRALPYEIPYPAVENEISAAAEDPIFEPKDWISEDWWVIFQDSQLDCLMAKALENNPSMQAAKARILAASYNVDGLAAALYPNITQGSSIQREKLSKTGVIPAGNSGTSITPSINPATGQPGIPIPSSGGIPFYYTLYQSAFNFLYDFDLWDKNKNAVKAAVGQYNASVADEALARLVLSISVAQAYFQLQIDYKRQGIAKERVLNRERYLHINGRRLQQNLESMITFHEAENLLAVAKQNLIKIEADIEISKHLLKALIAGEFDDEFSPVALPIPKVPLPAQIPLHLISHRPDITTQLWLIESAGYQIEIAKVSYLPDVNIMGLYGLQTIHFRKFFEALSTFGFIGPTYTLPVYDGGLLQSQFDSAEVNYDLAIYDYNNLILTAVREVLDSLSLLTSAHKQYVVFEEETAYQDKILHLTELRKKNGLNSELDVLTRKETWLSSQDSQMVALGDTFQAILSLIKSLGGGYDVCPCTEVN, encoded by the coding sequence ATGAAAGCGAAATCCATATTTCTCCTTATTGTGACTAATCTGCTTACTGTAGGCTGTTTTACTGTCACACCACGCGCTTTACCCTATGAAATTCCCTATCCCGCCGTCGAGAATGAAATCTCTGCTGCAGCTGAAGATCCAATCTTTGAGCCCAAAGACTGGATCTCAGAGGATTGGTGGGTTATTTTCCAAGATTCCCAGCTAGACTGCTTGATGGCCAAAGCCTTGGAAAACAATCCCTCAATGCAGGCAGCAAAGGCTCGCATTCTAGCGGCCAGTTATAATGTAGATGGTTTAGCTGCGGCACTTTACCCTAACATCACCCAAGGTAGCAGTATACAGAGGGAAAAGCTAAGTAAGACAGGAGTCATTCCTGCGGGAAACTCAGGTACATCTATAACTCCCAGTATAAATCCTGCTACAGGTCAACCAGGAATTCCCATCCCTTCAAGCGGCGGAATCCCTTTTTATTACACTCTTTATCAGTCGGCATTTAACTTTTTATATGATTTCGACTTATGGGATAAGAATAAAAACGCAGTCAAAGCTGCTGTAGGCCAATACAATGCCTCAGTGGCTGATGAAGCATTAGCACGGTTAGTATTGAGCATCTCCGTTGCGCAGGCCTATTTCCAGTTGCAGATCGATTATAAACGGCAAGGAATAGCAAAAGAGCGTGTACTTAATAGGGAACGCTATCTCCATATTAATGGAAGGAGATTGCAGCAAAACCTTGAGAGCATGATAACTTTCCACGAGGCTGAGAACCTTTTAGCTGTTGCCAAGCAGAACCTTATTAAGATAGAAGCTGATATAGAAATTTCAAAGCACCTACTGAAAGCACTTATTGCCGGCGAATTTGATGATGAATTTAGCCCGGTGGCTTTGCCTATCCCCAAGGTTCCTCTGCCAGCACAAATTCCTTTACATCTAATATCACACCGTCCGGATATCACGACGCAGCTATGGTTGATAGAATCTGCCGGATACCAGATTGAAATTGCTAAAGTGAGCTACTTACCCGATGTGAATATTATGGGCTTGTATGGCCTGCAAACCATCCACTTCAGGAAATTTTTTGAGGCATTAAGCACTTTTGGATTTATTGGACCTACATACACCCTGCCGGTATATGACGGGGGTCTCCTTCAGTCTCAATTTGATTCTGCTGAGGTCAATTACGATTTGGCCATTTACGATTACAACAATCTCATTCTTACAGCTGTTAGAGAAGTTCTTGATAGTCTGTCCCTCCTCACCTCTGCTCATAAGCAATATGTAGTCTTTGAAGAAGAAACGGCCTACCAAGATAAAATCCTTCACCTGACAGAATTACGTAAAAAGAACGGTCTAAATTCCGAGTTGGATGTTCTTACACGCAAGGAAACATGGCTATCTTCACAAGACAGCCAGATGGTCGCGTTGGGAGATACCTTCCAAGCCATCTTGAGTTTAATAAAATCTCTAGGCGGCGGATACGATGTCTGCCCCTGTACTGAAGTGAATTAA
- a CDS encoding HlyD family efflux transporter periplasmic adaptor subunit, which translates to MSTPDKQTTPPLSPPMPSSPAAPEIAPPGSNNKRNRTILWITLGFLVAAALWILLWVFYLRFHETTDDAYVNGYKINLTSAISGVPIAFYADDTDLVEEGQLLVKLDKTDYQLRYDNALANLGATVLQVKQLYETVKANATTVETMRVRVSKAKFDFENRKNLIESQAISNEDFVHTRDDLTVAELNLKYAEEQWELAKAAVGPTQPENHPLIEAQKSNVRSAYYNLFHTSIYAPARGYVAQRIVEVGQAVAPNSVLMAIIPENRMWVDANFKETQLKNMRIGQPVKVNFDLYGSGFDVEGNVIGIASGTGSVFSLIPPQNATGNWIKIVQRLPVRIGLNPEQIKSKPLRLGLSAYVDVNISDTDHPMLAVEPIKKAISTTKVYDIDFKVVEAKMQKIITANLMTN; encoded by the coding sequence ATGAGCACACCTGATAAACAAACTACACCTCCTCTTTCTCCTCCGATGCCCTCATCCCCTGCTGCACCGGAAATTGCACCGCCTGGCAGCAATAACAAACGCAACCGGACTATTCTCTGGATAACTTTAGGATTTCTCGTTGCTGCTGCATTATGGATTTTGCTGTGGGTGTTTTATTTGCGTTTTCATGAAACGACGGATGACGCCTATGTCAACGGTTATAAAATCAATCTGACATCTGCCATCTCAGGCGTGCCTATAGCTTTTTACGCCGATGATACTGATTTAGTGGAGGAAGGCCAGCTGCTGGTAAAGTTAGATAAAACTGATTATCAGCTGCGCTATGATAATGCTCTTGCTAACCTAGGAGCGACAGTGCTTCAGGTAAAACAACTTTACGAGACGGTCAAAGCAAATGCTACTACTGTAGAAACTATGCGTGTCAGAGTGAGTAAAGCAAAATTTGACTTTGAAAACAGAAAAAACCTTATTGAATCCCAGGCTATTTCAAACGAAGATTTCGTCCATACGCGTGATGATCTTACTGTTGCAGAGCTTAATTTGAAATATGCTGAAGAGCAATGGGAGCTTGCAAAAGCAGCGGTAGGGCCTACTCAACCCGAAAATCATCCTTTGATTGAAGCACAAAAATCTAATGTCAGGTCGGCTTATTACAATCTTTTCCATACATCAATTTATGCCCCTGCCAGAGGGTATGTGGCGCAAAGAATTGTTGAAGTGGGTCAAGCTGTTGCCCCTAACTCTGTTCTAATGGCTATTATACCCGAAAACAGAATGTGGGTCGATGCTAACTTTAAAGAGACGCAGCTAAAAAACATGCGTATTGGTCAGCCTGTAAAAGTCAATTTTGACCTTTATGGTTCCGGATTTGATGTGGAAGGGAACGTTATCGGGATTGCATCCGGCACGGGGAGTGTTTTCTCGCTCATTCCACCGCAAAATGCTACAGGAAACTGGATCAAAATCGTCCAACGTCTGCCCGTACGAATTGGGCTCAACCCTGAGCAAATCAAATCTAAGCCTCTACGTTTAGGTCTATCTGCATATGTTGACGTAAACATCAGTGACACGGACCATCCCATGCTTGCTGTAGAACCCATAAAAAAAGCTATCTCCACGACGAAAGTCTATGACATTGACTTCAAAGTTGTGGAAGCCAAAATGCAAAAGATCATCACTGCAAATCTGATGACAAATTAA
- a CDS encoding DHA2 family efflux MFS transporter permease subunit encodes MDHATFSGHKLLLLNIALGLGTFIQILDTSIANVAVPYIAGSLAVSPDEGTWVITSFAASNAVVLPLTGWLADYFGRVRLFVTSVVLFAFMSFLCGTAETLTMIVIYRVLQGAVAGSLIPLSQSLLMMHNPPEKRGSALGFWAMVVIVAPVVGPILGGYLSDEYSWPWIFYINIPIGLFSAGVTWVLLKDKESEIVRNPIDWIGLCLLTIGVGCLQIMLDKGKDLDWFESNTIIALFVISTISIVYFIFWTIYQKFPIVDFSFFKDRNYSLGTLITTVGFLIFFGSTVIIPLWLQTEQSYNAYWAGVAVAPIGIIPVLFSSVVGKNLHKFDLRKLCALSFFFFSIGFFIQSNLTTQVSLEYLMLIRLFQGVAVTIFFIPLVQLTLGNIPTNKYAHASGIFNFVRILVGSGFGTSLSVYIWSRFEIFHHSRLSELSTMYDSVTRQFYDSMEAASSLFNENVVNAILDRGIEQQAYMLSTNEMSWLSGWIFLLMVPIPFLCKKVIPAKGGGATAAH; translated from the coding sequence ATGGATCACGCTACCTTTTCAGGTCATAAACTTCTTCTTCTGAATATTGCCTTAGGGCTTGGCACTTTCATTCAGATTCTAGATACTTCTATTGCAAACGTTGCGGTTCCCTATATTGCCGGATCGTTAGCTGTCAGCCCGGATGAAGGGACATGGGTTATCACCTCCTTCGCTGCAAGCAACGCAGTCGTTTTACCACTTACGGGGTGGTTAGCGGATTATTTTGGAAGGGTCAGGCTTTTCGTCACTTCTGTAGTATTATTTGCCTTCATGTCCTTTCTGTGCGGAACAGCGGAAACGCTGACTATGATCGTCATCTACCGTGTTCTACAGGGTGCTGTTGCCGGCTCATTAATACCACTCTCTCAAAGCCTGCTCATGATGCACAACCCTCCCGAAAAAAGGGGGTCTGCCTTAGGTTTTTGGGCTATGGTTGTCATTGTTGCCCCCGTTGTAGGTCCAATTTTAGGTGGGTATCTATCGGATGAGTATTCGTGGCCATGGATTTTTTATATCAACATTCCGATCGGCTTGTTTTCTGCCGGTGTGACATGGGTTTTGCTTAAGGATAAAGAGAGTGAAATTGTCCGTAATCCGATTGATTGGATAGGCCTTTGCCTTTTAACCATAGGGGTGGGCTGCCTGCAAATCATGTTAGATAAGGGTAAAGACTTGGACTGGTTCGAATCCAATACAATTATCGCCCTATTTGTGATTTCGACTATCTCCATAGTTTATTTCATTTTCTGGACGATCTATCAGAAATTTCCTATTGTCGACTTCTCTTTCTTTAAGGATCGCAACTACTCGTTAGGAACACTTATTACTACCGTAGGCTTCCTGATTTTCTTTGGAAGTACTGTGATTATTCCACTATGGCTCCAAACGGAGCAAAGTTATAACGCGTATTGGGCGGGTGTTGCCGTAGCCCCGATAGGCATCATTCCTGTCCTCTTCTCTTCCGTTGTAGGAAAAAATCTTCATAAGTTTGACTTACGAAAGCTTTGCGCGCTCAGTTTTTTCTTTTTCTCCATCGGCTTTTTCATCCAATCGAATCTTACGACTCAGGTAAGCTTAGAATATCTGATGCTTATCAGACTTTTCCAGGGAGTCGCCGTTACAATCTTCTTTATTCCGTTAGTTCAGCTCACCCTTGGAAATATCCCTACCAATAAATACGCTCACGCCTCAGGGATTTTTAATTTTGTAAGGATTCTCGTAGGAAGTGGTTTTGGAACCTCTCTGTCGGTCTATATTTGGAGCAGATTTGAAATCTTTCATCATAGCCGTCTATCTGAATTATCGACGATGTATGACAGCGTAACACGGCAATTTTACGATTCTATGGAAGCTGCCTCCTCGTTATTCAACGAAAACGTAGTGAATGCCATCTTAGATAGAGGGATTGAACAACAGGCATATATGCTTTCAACAAATGAAATGTCATGGCTATCAGGATGGATTTTTCTTCTTATGGTACCTATTCCGTTCCTCTGTAAAAAAGTTATTCCCGCCAAAGGGGGCGGAGCAACAGCGGCTCATTAA
- a CDS encoding nucleoside triphosphate pyrophosphatase: MTLDIILASASPRRAEILKSIALPFRVIASDFDESTIPYEQNPAEYVKQIAYHKAEFVAEKHPTAVVIAADTVVFLDKKPFGKPPTREDAVAYLTELCGHWHSVFTGVSVVVGSNHVQHYEETKVLFNQLTLEQINKYLDAIHWQDKSGSYAIQGDGGALIVAQINGCFYNVMGLPVNALQYLLVTLGIDLWQFFGRK; the protein is encoded by the coding sequence ATGACTTTAGATATTATCCTAGCTTCCGCTTCTCCCCGTAGAGCCGAAATTCTAAAAAGCATTGCGCTGCCTTTCAGAGTGATCGCCTCTGATTTTGATGAAAGCACAATCCCTTATGAACAAAATCCGGCGGAGTACGTCAAACAAATCGCCTACCATAAAGCTGAATTCGTAGCGGAAAAACACCCTACTGCTGTCGTTATTGCTGCTGATACAGTTGTCTTCCTCGATAAAAAACCTTTTGGCAAACCACCTACCCGTGAAGATGCTGTCGCCTATCTAACAGAACTTTGCGGCCATTGGCATAGTGTATTCACCGGTGTCAGTGTTGTGGTAGGATCGAATCACGTGCAGCATTACGAGGAAACAAAAGTTCTCTTTAATCAATTGACCCTAGAGCAGATCAACAAATATCTCGATGCCATACATTGGCAAGATAAATCGGGATCTTATGCAATTCAAGGGGATGGCGGCGCTTTAATCGTAGCGCAAATCAATGGATGTTTTTATAATGTCATGGGATTACCAGTGAATGCCCTGCAATATTTATTAGTTACCCTTGGAATTGACCTATGGCAGTTTTTTGGTCGAAAATAA
- a CDS encoding class I SAM-dependent methyltransferase — translation MSTILPLERLSPLNTPAAPTEQQGDATRLFTLPDLTPIDSDYRRVFKSNNTLRTEFCNCLKTIFLNLDADKFLALMDEILNDPSKTDAQIYNELLLRIDTTKKNFSFFAMFTSLFALKEGLGKQIAQFMRTFKKEKFDNYLEISSRLYFNTIRKVTHLAFRGTVTALCDNPEQVGLGARLAAESIIYPYTSLPLNSARWNAEKPEPHFTYKPIGDDIPDNSQDMIVCFEGLHHVPPQNLEPFTSSLTAKLRQGGVLLLREHDINPRNVTGSEGTESILTSKEMQSIVSVIHSIGNAAHKISREQEYEEIRDFRSSYQWTDFMKAHGFTRISKEQLVLSGDPSENTLMAFIKTPKSLSDLKQTLTYYNGYGRSKIDAASTFIQQGNARFAEAYTLHIQTQHSYTFDFIGHLKQHYIHFYHFVKECLSDKDTSKIDLLFSGGMAMNLFILTSATLWCSLNMLSSLPSTLCAKWNHGEKWRTVAQLNELEKFQALHEKSYAEFSLAAPYYKYDYISAIKDLWNVVMNSKESLSIRIGSYINAVLSTIALLAKAGISVPLKAFYAMQAKSEPDPLKMIVKDKQKELHDFIETWNKANPHHVVEIVLETKNEMDANEDYKVLNIPHNIPLIPFCNDLMTLNKPKIIEINGQKELYVDVLNNTAINWAPTLYSMKKIDDPKNRSYTTYKIAAANFKALSEVIGKEILYIHE, via the coding sequence ATGTCAACAATTTTGCCTTTAGAGCGGCTATCACCTCTAAATACCCCAGCGGCTCCCACAGAACAACAAGGGGATGCAACCCGTTTATTTACTTTGCCCGATCTCACTCCCATTGATTCGGATTATCGACGTGTCTTTAAATCTAATAATACATTACGTACTGAGTTCTGCAATTGTCTGAAAACGATTTTCTTAAATCTGGATGCGGATAAATTCTTAGCCCTGATGGATGAGATTTTGAATGATCCCAGCAAAACAGATGCACAGATATATAACGAATTACTCTTACGCATCGATACCACAAAGAAAAATTTCTCTTTCTTCGCAATGTTCACATCGCTTTTTGCTCTCAAAGAAGGTCTGGGAAAACAAATCGCACAATTCATGCGGACTTTCAAGAAAGAAAAATTCGATAACTACCTTGAAATTTCGAGTCGACTCTATTTTAATACTATTCGTAAAGTAACTCACTTGGCTTTCCGAGGCACTGTCACAGCATTATGTGATAATCCTGAACAAGTAGGATTAGGCGCACGTCTAGCCGCAGAAAGTATAATATACCCCTATACATCCCTGCCCCTCAATTCTGCGCGTTGGAATGCTGAAAAACCTGAACCTCATTTCACTTATAAACCCATTGGAGACGACATCCCTGATAATAGCCAGGATATGATCGTATGTTTTGAAGGGCTTCATCACGTTCCTCCGCAAAACTTAGAGCCATTTACCTCATCGTTGACTGCTAAATTACGTCAGGGAGGTGTGCTGCTCTTAAGAGAACATGACATCAACCCACGTAATGTGACCGGATCGGAAGGAACTGAAAGCATACTTACATCCAAAGAAATGCAATCCATCGTTTCCGTTATCCACTCCATTGGCAATGCTGCCCATAAAATAAGCCGGGAGCAAGAATATGAAGAAATAAGGGACTTCAGAAGTTCTTATCAATGGACCGATTTTATGAAGGCCCACGGATTTACAAGGATCAGCAAAGAGCAACTGGTCTTGTCGGGCGATCCTTCCGAAAACACCCTAATGGCCTTCATTAAAACCCCAAAATCCTTATCCGACCTAAAGCAAACACTTACTTATTACAACGGCTATGGCCGTTCAAAAATTGATGCCGCTTCCACCTTTATTCAGCAGGGAAATGCCCGTTTTGCTGAAGCGTACACACTGCATATTCAAACACAGCATTCTTATACTTTTGATTTCATCGGCCATTTAAAGCAGCATTATATCCATTTTTATCACTTTGTTAAAGAGTGCCTAAGTGATAAGGACACCTCAAAAATCGACCTCTTATTCTCGGGCGGGATGGCTATGAACTTATTCATCCTTACTTCTGCCACTCTCTGGTGCAGTTTGAATATGCTAAGCAGCCTGCCGTCTACTTTGTGCGCAAAATGGAATCATGGTGAAAAATGGCGTACGGTGGCCCAACTTAATGAGTTGGAAAAATTCCAAGCTCTACATGAAAAAAGCTATGCTGAGTTCAGCCTCGCTGCACCTTATTATAAGTATGACTACATCAGCGCTATTAAAGACCTGTGGAACGTGGTAATGAACTCGAAAGAATCCCTGAGCATAAGAATAGGGAGTTATATAAACGCTGTCCTTTCCACCATCGCATTACTTGCCAAAGCTGGCATTTCAGTCCCCTTAAAAGCCTTTTACGCGATGCAAGCAAAGAGTGAGCCCGATCCCCTTAAGATGATTGTCAAAGATAAACAAAAAGAACTCCACGACTTCATTGAAACTTGGAACAAAGCAAACCCGCACCATGTGGTTGAGATCGTTCTTGAAACGAAAAATGAGATGGATGCCAACGAAGATTACAAGGTCCTAAACATCCCGCATAATATTCCATTGATACCTTTCTGCAATGATTTAATGACTTTGAATAAACCGAAAATCATCGAAATAAATGGCCAAAAAGAACTTTATGTTGATGTCTTAAACAATACAGCAATAAATTGGGCGCCCACACTTTACTCCATGAAAAAAATCGATGACCCTAAAAACAGAAGCTATACCACCTACAAGATTGCAGCAGCAAACTTTAAAGCTTTGAGTGAAGTAATAGGAAAAGAGATATTGTATATCCATGAATAA